In a genomic window of Roseiflexus castenholzii DSM 13941:
- a CDS encoding flavin-containing monooxygenase — translation MVYFKHLDIFRCPDTDGLFHDVIVSAMIPGDTMSIQSSPHTDVLIVGAGLSGICAAYYVQTRCPTRSYAILESRDTMGGTWDLFRYPGVRSDSDMHTLGYSFRPWRGLKSMADGPSILRYIEETAQEYGIDHRIRFGYRVQRAAWSSAEARWSVDAIRMSDGAPARFTCSFLFMCTGYYDYAQGYTPDWPDLDLFRGLVIHPQRWPTDLDYAGKRIIVIGSGATAVTLAPALAERAAHVTILQRSPTYVVALPAEDPVMRRFYQKLPPRIAYRLSRWWSIGVGMYFYTLARRLPDATRRNILTQIRAHLGPDFDVETHFNPHYNPWDQRLCVAPDGDLFRAIKSGRIAMVTDQIERFTETGIRLASGTELNADIIVTATGLVLKPMGGAQIVVDGIPVDPGKTLTYRGAMFSDVPNLALAFGYTNASWTLKCELIAQYVCRLLNYMEKHGYARCTPRRPNTLLSIQPAVTLTSGYIQRALDVIPRQGERDPWKAHQNYLRDLLSLRFGRLNDGSMEFARLGQLQAHAVRGVR, via the coding sequence ATGGTATACTTCAAACATCTCGACATTTTCCGCTGCCCCGATACCGACGGACTATTCCACGATGTTATCGTTTCCGCAATGATCCCGGGTGATACTATGTCAATTCAGTCCTCTCCTCATACCGATGTCCTGATCGTCGGCGCCGGACTTTCCGGCATTTGCGCCGCGTACTACGTGCAAACACGCTGTCCGACCCGAAGCTACGCCATTCTGGAAAGCCGCGATACGATGGGAGGCACATGGGACCTCTTTCGCTATCCGGGCGTCCGTTCGGACTCAGACATGCATACGCTGGGATATAGTTTTCGCCCGTGGCGCGGGTTAAAATCAATGGCGGACGGTCCATCGATCCTGCGGTATATCGAAGAAACAGCACAAGAGTACGGCATCGACCACCGGATTCGCTTCGGCTATCGTGTCCAGCGCGCTGCGTGGTCATCCGCTGAGGCACGCTGGAGCGTGGACGCAATTCGGATGTCGGATGGCGCACCGGCACGGTTCACCTGCTCCTTTCTCTTTATGTGCACGGGTTACTACGACTATGCCCAGGGATACACCCCCGATTGGCCCGATCTCGATCTTTTCCGTGGACTCGTTATTCACCCGCAACGGTGGCCCACCGATCTTGACTATGCCGGCAAGCGAATTATTGTCATCGGCAGCGGCGCTACGGCCGTAACGCTGGCGCCAGCGCTGGCGGAGCGCGCAGCGCACGTGACCATCCTTCAGCGCTCACCAACCTATGTGGTCGCACTGCCCGCCGAAGACCCGGTTATGCGTCGGTTCTACCAAAAGTTGCCGCCTCGCATCGCCTATCGCCTGTCGCGCTGGTGGTCCATCGGGGTTGGGATGTATTTCTATACCCTGGCGCGCCGCCTGCCCGACGCCACTCGACGCAACATCCTCACGCAGATACGGGCGCATCTTGGTCCTGATTTCGATGTCGAGACCCATTTCAATCCACATTACAACCCCTGGGATCAGCGGCTCTGTGTCGCACCCGACGGTGACCTGTTCCGGGCGATCAAATCTGGCAGGATAGCCATGGTCACCGATCAGATCGAGCGTTTTACCGAAACCGGTATTCGGCTCGCCTCCGGGACAGAACTTAACGCTGATATTATCGTGACCGCCACCGGTCTGGTGCTGAAGCCGATGGGGGGTGCGCAGATCGTTGTTGACGGCATACCCGTCGATCCAGGGAAAACGCTCACCTATCGGGGCGCCATGTTCAGCGATGTGCCCAATCTGGCGCTGGCGTTTGGCTACACCAATGCGTCGTGGACTCTGAAGTGCGAATTGATAGCACAGTATGTCTGCCGTCTGCTGAATTATATGGAGAAACACGGCTACGCGCGATGCACACCGCGACGTCCGAATACGCTCCTCTCCATACAACCGGCAGTGACGCTCACCTCCGGTTACATTCAGCGCGCCCTCGACGTCATCCCGCGTCAGGGCGAACGCGATCCCTGGAAGGCGCATCAGAACTATCTGCGCGATCTCTTGAGTCTGCGATTCGGTCGCCTGAATGACGGTTCGATGGAATTCGCTCGATTGGGACAACTCCAGGCGCACGCGGTTCGGGGAGTACGATAG